In the Armatimonadia bacterium genome, one interval contains:
- the folP gene encoding dihydropteroate synthase — protein sequence MPKAALIPPVRLRDRDLIFGAHTYVMGISNLTDDSFSGNGLHGDAAAALEEARRFVAEGAEILDLGAESTRPGSDPVPVEQEVERIVAAVEAIRGDKDPRVATVPISIDTMKAPVAHAALEAGADLLNDVYGLRGEGMIEVCAEFGCPVIAMHMKGMPRDMQVAPKYEDVVAEVKQFLAERIEACVAGGIAREQIILDPGFGFGKTVGHNLELIRRLAEFRSLQRPILLGTSRKSTLGKVLARKEVGPQGETVTVDLPPGERIFGTAATCALGIAQGADILRVHDVAQMVQVARMTDAVVRGWPEA from the coding sequence ATGCCGAAAGCAGCACTGATCCCCCCGGTGCGGTTGCGAGATCGTGACCTGATCTTCGGAGCCCACACCTATGTGATGGGGATTTCCAACCTTACCGACGACTCCTTCTCGGGCAACGGACTGCACGGTGACGCCGCTGCTGCCCTCGAGGAAGCCCGGCGTTTCGTCGCTGAGGGTGCCGAGATTCTCGACCTGGGGGCGGAGTCGACACGGCCCGGCAGTGACCCGGTGCCGGTTGAGCAAGAGGTCGAGCGGATTGTGGCGGCTGTGGAGGCGATCCGCGGAGACAAAGACCCGCGAGTTGCGACGGTCCCCATCTCGATCGACACCATGAAGGCCCCGGTCGCCCATGCAGCGTTGGAGGCCGGTGCCGACCTCCTCAATGATGTGTATGGCCTGCGCGGCGAGGGCATGATCGAGGTCTGTGCGGAGTTCGGCTGCCCGGTGATTGCAATGCACATGAAGGGCATGCCCCGGGACATGCAGGTCGCGCCGAAGTATGAGGACGTGGTGGCCGAGGTGAAGCAGTTCCTGGCCGAGCGGATTGAGGCCTGCGTCGCCGGCGGAATCGCGCGAGAGCAGATCATCCTTGACCCCGGCTTCGGCTTCGGCAAGACAGTGGGACACAACCTGGAGCTTATCCGGCGGCTGGCTGAGTTCCGAAGTCTGCAGCGGCCGATCCTGCTGGGTACCTCGCGCAAGTCGACGCTGGGGAAGGTCCTGGCACGGAAGGAAGTCGGTCCGCAGGGAGAGACCGTGACCGTGGACCTGCCGCCGGGAGAGCGGATCTTCGGCACGGCCGCAACCTGTGCCCTGGGAATCGCCCAGGGAGCCGATATCCTCCGAGTGCACGACGTGGCGCAGATGGTTCAGGTGGCTCGGATGACAGATGCCGTCGTGAGAGGCTGGCCCGAGGCATGA
- a CDS encoding 5-formyltetrahydrofolate cyclo-ligase has protein sequence MKFDSAQLKKRLRRELLARRAAMSEEEIAAKSEMILFRVVQSWEYQQAASVLLYASFDSEVRTPAIMQATMRHSKRLILPRVNRKERGLDLYFVEEPDRQLAPGTWNIPEPVPELCEPAGLADVDCIIAPGVGFDIHGGRLGYGGGYYDRLLNALTPEQARVAVGLCFEAQIVREVPRGFFDASVSIVCTEVNLIDNR, from the coding sequence ATGAAGTTTGACTCTGCCCAACTGAAGAAGAGGCTGCGCCGGGAGCTCTTGGCACGGCGCGCTGCGATGTCGGAAGAGGAGATCGCGGCCAAGAGCGAGATGATCCTGTTCCGCGTCGTACAGTCGTGGGAGTACCAACAGGCCGCATCGGTGCTTCTGTATGCGAGCTTCGATTCCGAGGTGCGGACCCCGGCCATCATGCAGGCCACCATGCGGCACAGCAAGCGGCTGATCCTGCCACGTGTCAACCGCAAGGAGCGAGGGCTGGACCTGTACTTCGTCGAGGAGCCGGACCGGCAACTCGCGCCCGGGACCTGGAACATCCCGGAACCCGTGCCGGAGCTGTGTGAGCCGGCCGGGCTTGCGGATGTTGACTGCATCATCGCCCCCGGCGTGGGCTTCGACATTCACGGCGGTCGCTTGGGCTACGGTGGCGGCTACTACGACCGGCTGCTCAACGCGCTGACACCGGAGCAGGCGAGGGTAGCGGTGGGACTGTGCTTTGAGGCGCAGATCGTCCGCGAGGTGCCGCGCGGGTTCTTCGATGCCTCGGTGTCGATTGTCTGCACCGAAGTGAACCTGATCGATAACCGCTGA
- the folB gene encoding dihydroneopterin aldolase, whose translation MGRDRIRIVNMQFFSHHGVDPKERALGGRFSFDVELVLDLQSAGETDDLTKTVDYAAVYRLIEGLQRGRQFLLLEAVAHNIAQAILAEFAVEEVTVRARKHSVPLAGMIDYTEVEITRSRREV comes from the coding sequence ATGGGACGAGACCGGATTCGGATCGTGAACATGCAGTTCTTCAGCCACCACGGCGTCGACCCCAAGGAGCGCGCCCTGGGTGGCCGATTCTCCTTTGATGTGGAGCTTGTGCTCGACCTGCAGTCCGCGGGAGAGACCGACGACCTGACCAAGACCGTGGACTACGCCGCCGTGTACCGGCTAATTGAGGGCTTGCAGCGCGGGCGCCAGTTCCTGCTGCTGGAAGCGGTAGCACACAACATCGCTCAGGCGATTCTGGCGGAGTTTGCCGTCGAGGAGGTCACCGTCAGGGCTCGCAAGCACAGCGTGCCCCTGGCCGGGATGATTGACTACACCGAGGTGGAGATCACTCGCAGCCGCAGGGAAGTGTGA
- a CDS encoding oligogalacturonate lyase family protein, protein MPKGDTWPSEIQEYTEPETGVRVRRLTGSSADDHHLYFTASSYTADGKHIVFGSERSGKSQLHLLDLETGKIVQLTDDDKVRSQSSVVHGEKNLAYFICGQQLRSVNLDTLEEEVLYDCPEGFGIALPTITADGSHLAFAYSEKLTLSTETGIIYSTMHEHFFRRPASVIMRIETETGKALACWGEHAWISHVCIHPTDPDFILFCHEGSWGHVKQRMWTVKVGETPAQAHKLYAQQNNESVGHEYWTRNGEVGFQCSVRSEGETLAFDCFVRRDGTWIRQYLWPSGQRASHIQSNSDNSQVVGDSAFLGPDDADGRNWMGLITHEEGRCKVSRLCRHDTSWKTQISHPHPIYSPDDRCVLFTSDTGGTCNVYEAQVRE, encoded by the coding sequence ATGCCGAAGGGAGACACCTGGCCGTCTGAGATCCAGGAGTATACGGAGCCGGAGACCGGCGTCCGCGTCCGTCGCCTCACGGGCAGCAGTGCCGACGATCATCACCTGTACTTCACCGCCAGCAGCTACACCGCCGACGGCAAGCACATCGTGTTCGGCTCCGAGCGCAGCGGGAAGTCCCAACTACACCTGCTGGACCTGGAGACCGGCAAGATTGTACAGCTCACCGACGACGACAAGGTGCGCTCGCAGTCGTCGGTGGTGCATGGCGAGAAGAACCTGGCCTACTTCATCTGCGGCCAGCAGCTGCGGTCGGTGAACCTGGACACGCTGGAGGAGGAAGTGCTGTATGACTGCCCGGAGGGCTTCGGCATCGCCCTCCCGACGATCACGGCCGACGGCAGCCATCTGGCCTTCGCCTACTCAGAGAAGCTGACGCTGAGCACCGAGACCGGCATCATCTACAGCACCATGCACGAGCATTTCTTCCGCCGCCCGGCGAGCGTGATCATGCGCATCGAGACGGAGACGGGCAAGGCTCTTGCCTGCTGGGGTGAGCACGCCTGGATCAGCCACGTGTGCATCCATCCGACGGATCCCGACTTCATCCTCTTCTGCCACGAGGGGAGCTGGGGCCACGTCAAGCAGCGCATGTGGACGGTTAAGGTCGGCGAGACTCCGGCCCAGGCCCACAAACTCTACGCGCAACAGAACAACGAAAGCGTCGGTCACGAGTACTGGACCCGCAACGGCGAGGTCGGCTTCCAGTGCTCGGTGCGGTCCGAGGGCGAGACCCTGGCCTTCGACTGCTTCGTTCGCCGCGACGGCACCTGGATCCGCCAGTACCTGTGGCCCAGCGGCCAGCGCGCCTCGCACATCCAGAGTAACTCGGACAACTCGCAGGTGGTCGGCGACTCCGCCTTCCTGGGGCCTGACGACGCCGATGGGCGTAACTGGATGGGCCTCATCACCCACGAGGAGGGGCGGTGCAAGGTAAGTCGCCTGTGCCGACACGACACCTCGTGGAAGACGCAGATCAGCCATCCGCACCCGATCTACTCGCCGGATGACCGGTGCGTGCTCTTTACCTCGGACACGGGCGGAACCTGCAACGTGTACGAGGCGCAGGTGCGAGAGTAA
- a CDS encoding cyclodeaminase/cyclohydrolase family protein has product MVQARLTESTVREYTARLASGEPTPGGGSAAALVGALAAALGEMVGNFTVGKEKFAAVEEEVRAILAVLTVQREKLLDLTDEDAAAYAGVGAAYALPKGTEEEKVARTAAIQEALRAAAQVPLAVCDGCLSVMGTLEDLRARGNPNLLSDVAVAAEFCCAAMRCACLNVDVNLAYLKDEAYVAETRAALDERRECLESVSRALFDRILAQIRG; this is encoded by the coding sequence GTGGTGCAGGCAAGGCTGACAGAGAGTACGGTTCGCGAGTACACGGCCCGGCTGGCTTCCGGTGAGCCGACGCCCGGTGGTGGAAGTGCTGCGGCGCTGGTGGGAGCCCTGGCGGCGGCGCTTGGCGAGATGGTCGGCAACTTCACCGTCGGCAAGGAGAAGTTCGCAGCGGTGGAGGAGGAGGTGCGGGCGATTCTGGCGGTGCTGACGGTCCAGCGGGAGAAGCTACTGGACCTCACGGACGAGGATGCCGCAGCCTATGCCGGAGTCGGCGCTGCCTATGCGCTGCCCAAGGGCACCGAGGAGGAGAAGGTCGCCCGGACAGCGGCGATTCAGGAGGCGCTGCGAGCTGCCGCCCAGGTGCCCCTGGCGGTCTGCGACGGCTGCCTGTCAGTGATGGGGACCCTGGAGGACCTGCGCGCCAGGGGGAATCCGAACCTGCTCAGTGACGTGGCGGTCGCCGCCGAGTTCTGCTGCGCGGCCATGCGCTGCGCCTGTCTGAATGTTGACGTGAACCTGGCGTACCTCAAGGACGAGGCCTACGTCGCCGAAACTCGCGCCGCGCTCGATGAGCGCAGGGAGTGTCTGGAGAGCGTATCACGTGCGCTCTTCGACCGGATCCTTGCGCAGATTCGCGGCTGA
- the hxlA gene encoding 3-hexulose-6-phosphate synthase produces MESSFPVVQLALDFINLSQALRAAKEAVEAGSIWLEAGTPLIKSEGLNTVRTLREQFPHHTIIADMKIMDAGRTEVEMAANAGANVVAVLGAASDSTIEECVEAAQRYSVQIMVDLAEVADPVARAVRAQELGAHIIGVHCPIDVQMRGGDPFETLAAVVQAVTLPVAVAGGINSETAATAVKAGASIVIVGGAINKAPDAAAATRQILAAVSTGVGVATDLYKRGGPEKIRELLSKATAANVSDAQHRKGWLPGIMPLDPDMKCVGPVFTVWTYPGDWNKPVQAIDAANPGDVLVIDVRGEGPAVWGEEATKSCISKGLAGVVIHGAARDSREIRELGFPVFSSLVCPAAGDPKGMGMHGVTLKISDTVIRPGDWVIADTDGVIIIAQEKAVETANRASGVVERESREKTEIDKGSTLGRVAELEKWEQKH; encoded by the coding sequence ATGGAGAGTAGCTTCCCGGTTGTGCAACTGGCCCTCGACTTCATCAACCTCTCGCAAGCTCTGCGAGCGGCGAAGGAGGCCGTGGAGGCTGGATCAATCTGGCTGGAGGCGGGGACTCCGCTCATCAAGAGCGAAGGGCTCAATACCGTGCGGACGCTGCGCGAGCAGTTCCCCCACCATACGATCATCGCGGACATGAAGATCATGGACGCGGGCCGCACCGAGGTGGAGATGGCGGCCAACGCCGGCGCGAACGTGGTGGCGGTTCTCGGCGCTGCCTCGGACTCGACGATTGAGGAGTGCGTCGAGGCCGCGCAGCGCTACAGCGTGCAGATCATGGTCGACCTGGCCGAAGTGGCCGACCCGGTGGCACGAGCCGTCCGGGCCCAGGAGCTCGGCGCGCATATCATCGGCGTCCACTGCCCCATTGACGTGCAGATGCGCGGCGGCGACCCCTTCGAGACCCTGGCCGCCGTGGTGCAGGCGGTCACCCTTCCGGTCGCTGTAGCCGGCGGGATCAACTCGGAGACCGCTGCGACCGCCGTGAAGGCCGGCGCGAGCATCGTCATCGTCGGCGGCGCTATCAACAAGGCCCCCGACGCCGCGGCAGCCACGAGGCAGATTCTGGCGGCAGTGAGCACCGGAGTCGGCGTAGCCACCGACCTGTACAAGCGTGGCGGCCCCGAGAAGATCCGCGAACTCCTGAGCAAGGCCACGGCGGCCAATGTCTCGGATGCACAGCACCGCAAGGGCTGGCTGCCGGGGATCATGCCCCTCGACCCGGACATGAAGTGCGTCGGCCCGGTCTTCACCGTCTGGACCTACCCGGGCGACTGGAACAAGCCCGTGCAGGCCATTGACGCGGCGAACCCCGGCGACGTGCTGGTGATCGATGTGCGCGGCGAAGGCCCGGCAGTCTGGGGCGAAGAAGCCACGAAGTCCTGCATCAGCAAGGGTCTCGCCGGAGTCGTGATCCACGGGGCCGCGCGGGACTCCCGTGAGATCCGAGAACTGGGCTTCCCGGTGTTCTCGTCGCTGGTCTGCCCGGCAGCAGGCGACCCCAAGGGCATGGGCATGCATGGTGTGACCCTTAAGATCTCCGACACCGTGATTCGGCCGGGCGACTGGGTGATTGCCGACACCGATGGCGTGATCATCATCGCCCAGGAGAAGGCCGTGGAGACCGCCAACCGTGCCTCCGGCGTCGTTGAGCGCGAGTCGCGCGAGAAGACCGAGATCGACAAGGGCTCGACCCTGGGACGCGTCGCCGAACTGGAGAAGTGGGAGCAGAAGCACTGA
- a CDS encoding 2-dehydropantoate 2-reductase, with amino-acid sequence MCGNPRIVIVGPGAMGCGVSALLQERGASVALLDHRPERAEYLKASGIDVHQEGQWWKVRLRCSAQPTDLGTPDLVIVLVKAYATASAAETLRPCVGPNTSVLTLQNGLGNWETLQRVLEPGSKRDSSILAGTIVMGAATEAVGKVRISGVGPIVLGSPTGDHDRARRVAEELARFWPRVQAVEDVEAALWRKAIANAAINPLTALHEVPNGRLLEEPDLRADLRKLVEEAVAVARASGIEPFEADPIEAVEGVCRLTAANHSSMFQDLSQGRRTEIDQINGEIVRRGAAAGIPTPLSEALVAQVKAREGRSQQKP; translated from the coding sequence ATGTGCGGTAACCCCAGGATCGTCATCGTCGGACCAGGAGCAATGGGCTGCGGGGTGTCTGCGCTGCTGCAGGAGCGCGGCGCCTCCGTGGCCCTGCTGGATCACCGGCCGGAACGTGCGGAATACCTCAAGGCAAGCGGCATCGACGTGCATCAGGAAGGGCAGTGGTGGAAGGTTCGCCTTCGCTGCTCGGCGCAGCCGACGGACCTCGGGACGCCCGACCTCGTGATCGTGCTGGTCAAGGCCTACGCGACCGCTTCTGCCGCTGAGACCTTGAGGCCTTGCGTGGGGCCGAACACCTCCGTGCTGACGCTGCAGAACGGGCTCGGGAACTGGGAGACGCTGCAGCGGGTGCTGGAGCCCGGCAGCAAGCGCGACAGCAGTATCCTGGCCGGGACGATCGTCATGGGTGCTGCGACGGAGGCGGTCGGCAAGGTCCGCATCTCCGGTGTGGGGCCGATTGTGCTGGGGTCACCGACCGGCGATCACGACCGGGCACGGCGAGTGGCGGAAGAGCTGGCACGGTTCTGGCCACGGGTGCAAGCAGTCGAGGACGTGGAGGCGGCCCTGTGGCGGAAGGCAATCGCGAACGCTGCCATCAACCCGCTGACGGCGCTGCACGAGGTGCCGAACGGTCGCCTGCTTGAGGAACCCGATCTGCGAGCCGACCTGCGGAAGCTCGTGGAGGAAGCTGTGGCAGTCGCCCGGGCCTCGGGCATCGAGCCCTTTGAGGCAGACCCGATCGAGGCGGTCGAAGGAGTCTGTCGGCTGACCGCCGCGAACCACTCCTCTATGTTCCAGGACCTCTCGCAGGGCCGACGCACGGAGATCGACCAGATCAACGGGGAGATCGTGCGCCGTGGAGCGGCGGCCGGCATTCCCACGCCCCTGAGTGAGGCGCTGGTGGCACAGGTGAAGGCTCGCGAAGGAAGGTCACAGCAGAAACCCTAG
- a CDS encoding sugar ABC transporter ATP-binding protein translates to MVSASVAEPQPLLVMRQIRKSFAGVQALLGVDFEVRAGEVHGLVGENGAGKSTLMRILSGAVQPDGGETLLDGISVRFPTPQSAQAAGVAMIHQELSLVPSTSVAANVLLGHEPRGRLGLLDLREMNRRAAELMVELDTPVEVTRRVEEFNIATQQMIEVAKVLSQDARLIVMDEPTSALAEAEVEKLFGIIRALRDRGVAIVYISHKMEEIYQVCDRVTVLRDGEYIGTADTRELPREQLIQWMVGRKIEQLFPKSQAQRGEEVLRVEGMTLEAGDGTGRKLVDDVSFSLHAGEILGLAGLRGSGASELMGCIFGQYGGRARGKVLVGGEEAGIRNPSDAIRQGVAMLTNDRKVTGLVLPMSVLHNLTLASLPKAAPGGILRRSREMQMAQPLVQNLAIKAASPDIEVNSLSGGNQQKVALAKWLMTEPLVLLLDEPTRGVDVGAKAEVYELMNRLVAEGKGILLITSELPELLAMSDRLLVMHRGRVTAELGREEATQERVMAAAMEAGPDA, encoded by the coding sequence ATGGTCAGCGCTTCCGTTGCCGAGCCGCAACCCTTGCTGGTGATGCGGCAGATCCGCAAGTCCTTCGCCGGTGTGCAGGCTCTGCTTGGGGTGGACTTCGAGGTGCGGGCCGGCGAAGTTCACGGGCTTGTCGGCGAGAACGGTGCCGGCAAGTCTACTCTCATGCGTATCCTCAGCGGCGCCGTCCAGCCTGACGGCGGCGAGACCCTCCTCGACGGTATCTCGGTACGCTTCCCGACACCGCAGTCAGCACAGGCAGCCGGAGTGGCGATGATCCACCAGGAGCTGAGCCTCGTGCCCAGCACCTCGGTGGCGGCGAACGTTCTGTTGGGTCACGAGCCTCGGGGACGCCTCGGCCTGCTGGACCTGCGGGAGATGAACCGCCGCGCTGCGGAGCTGATGGTTGAGCTGGACACGCCGGTGGAGGTTACCCGGCGGGTCGAGGAGTTCAACATCGCCACCCAGCAGATGATCGAGGTTGCCAAGGTCCTCTCCCAGGATGCCCGGCTGATTGTGATGGATGAGCCCACGAGCGCCCTGGCCGAGGCCGAGGTGGAGAAGCTCTTCGGGATCATCCGCGCCCTGCGTGACCGGGGCGTCGCCATCGTGTACATCTCCCACAAGATGGAGGAGATCTACCAGGTCTGTGACCGCGTGACGGTGCTGCGCGACGGCGAGTACATCGGCACCGCAGACACCCGGGAGCTTCCCCGCGAGCAACTCATTCAGTGGATGGTCGGACGGAAGATCGAGCAACTCTTCCCCAAGAGCCAGGCCCAGCGGGGCGAGGAAGTGTTGCGGGTCGAGGGCATGACGCTCGAAGCCGGAGACGGCACCGGTCGCAAGCTGGTCGACGACGTCTCCTTCTCGCTACACGCGGGCGAGATTCTGGGGCTGGCCGGTCTGCGCGGGTCGGGTGCGAGTGAGTTGATGGGCTGCATCTTCGGCCAGTATGGCGGTCGCGCTCGCGGGAAGGTGCTGGTGGGCGGCGAGGAAGCCGGCATCCGCAACCCGTCCGACGCAATCCGGCAGGGCGTGGCGATGCTGACCAATGACCGCAAGGTGACGGGGCTCGTCCTGCCCATGTCGGTGCTGCACAACCTGACTTTGGCCTCGCTGCCGAAGGCGGCTCCGGGCGGAATCTTGCGCCGCAGTCGAGAGATGCAGATGGCGCAGCCGCTGGTGCAGAATCTGGCGATCAAGGCGGCCTCGCCGGACATCGAGGTCAACTCCCTGAGCGGCGGCAACCAGCAGAAGGTGGCGCTGGCGAAGTGGCTGATGACCGAGCCGCTGGTGCTGCTGCTGGATGAGCCGACGCGTGGGGTTGACGTGGGCGCCAAGGCCGAAGTCTATGAGCTGATGAACCGACTCGTGGCCGAGGGTAAGGGGATCCTGCTGATCACCTCGGAGCTGCCCGAGCTGCTGGCCATGAGCGACCGCCTCCTGGTGATGCATCGTGGCCGAGTGACCGCCGAACTGGGCCGTGAGGAAGCGACGCAGGAGCGCGTGATGGCGGCTGCAATGGAGGCAGGCCCCGATGCCTGA
- a CDS encoding ABC transporter permease codes for MPDLAAPEGKPEEPGRPPKSVPVRLLGVLDRYRGLTALAVVFLLGACVSPRNLTTAQIVFLTPTNQSNVLFEYAEIGLLAAGMTLVILTAGIDLSVGSVLGFTATIFSFLLIAKGWAVVPSALVAVVGGALCGALSGMLVARLRLQPFVATLAMMAAARGAAKLVSGGIKIANGAQPWYVMQDAPPEVFTWMTAPVAGGWLRPVTLAFLATLLVLAVVVRYSRFGRHLYAIGGNEEAARLSGIAVRRSKVMAYLLCGLTAGMAGVCNACHLGYGDPEAGFTYELDAIAAVVVGGTSLMGGRGGMMLTLVGTLIIGYVNKILSLLGWQEAQRLLAKGLIIVLAVVIQETRRR; via the coding sequence ATGCCTGACCTCGCAGCCCCTGAAGGCAAGCCGGAGGAGCCTGGACGCCCGCCGAAGTCCGTGCCGGTGCGGTTGCTGGGGGTCCTCGACCGCTACCGTGGCCTGACGGCGCTTGCCGTCGTGTTCCTCCTCGGCGCCTGTGTCAGTCCCCGGAACCTCACTACCGCCCAGATCGTGTTCCTCACCCCCACGAATCAGTCCAACGTTCTCTTCGAGTACGCCGAGATCGGTCTGCTTGCCGCCGGGATGACTCTCGTGATCCTGACGGCGGGGATTGACCTGTCCGTGGGTTCGGTGCTGGGCTTCACGGCGACCATCTTCTCCTTCCTTCTGATCGCCAAGGGCTGGGCGGTGGTGCCGTCTGCGCTGGTGGCGGTCGTGGGTGGAGCGCTCTGCGGAGCGCTCAGTGGGATGCTGGTTGCGCGGCTGCGATTGCAGCCCTTCGTGGCGACTCTGGCGATGATGGCCGCTGCTCGGGGAGCGGCGAAGCTGGTGTCGGGCGGGATCAAGATCGCCAACGGCGCACAGCCCTGGTACGTGATGCAAGACGCGCCGCCGGAGGTCTTCACCTGGATGACGGCGCCGGTTGCCGGGGGTTGGCTGCGACCGGTGACGCTCGCCTTCCTGGCGACGCTGCTGGTCCTGGCTGTGGTGGTGCGCTACTCGCGCTTCGGGCGACACCTGTACGCGATCGGCGGCAATGAGGAAGCGGCACGGCTGTCGGGGATTGCTGTGCGCCGCTCGAAGGTCATGGCTTACCTGCTGTGCGGACTGACGGCGGGGATGGCCGGGGTCTGCAATGCCTGCCACCTGGGGTATGGTGACCCGGAGGCCGGGTTCACTTACGAGCTGGACGCCATCGCCGCCGTGGTCGTGGGCGGTACGAGTCTCATGGGCGGCCGAGGCGGGATGATGCTGACCCTCGTAGGGACGCTCATCATCGGCTATGTGAACAAGATCCTCAGCCTGCTCGGCTGGCAGGAGGCGCAACGGCTTCTGGCGAAGGGCCTCATCATCGTGCTCGCCGTGGTGATCCAGGAGACGAGGAGACGGTAG
- a CDS encoding substrate-binding domain-containing protein produces the protein MRHAALLVLIVALAVCLLLTGCSKAKPPSGDTAIPFGNFDEPGGRPSTLGNEAAAPAEGGKKFTLGMSQCSLNEPWRVQMNKDIEEAAKAHPELTVLYKDAQNQAEAQQAQVREFISQGVNLIIISPKEAKPLTQPVAEAMDAGIPVIVLDRKIEGDKYTCFIGGDNVLIGREAGKYLVKLLGGKGKIVELKGLETSTPAGERHKGFMEGIKGSQIEIIHTADCRWLEPNAQKEMNSVLTKFAQIDAVYGHNDPSAHGAWMAAKQEGKGREKTIKFIGIDALPHEGVKYVEEGILAATFEYKTGGKEAIEMAARILQGEKVPKSIVLGTRLFTPENVKQGGQEIKVGS, from the coding sequence ATGAGACATGCTGCGTTGTTGGTGCTGATCGTCGCACTCGCCGTGTGCCTGCTGCTGACGGGTTGCTCCAAGGCCAAGCCGCCCTCGGGCGATACCGCAATCCCCTTCGGCAACTTCGACGAGCCCGGCGGGAGACCGAGCACGCTGGGGAACGAAGCTGCTGCCCCGGCGGAGGGTGGCAAGAAGTTCACTCTCGGCATGTCCCAGTGCAGCCTCAACGAGCCCTGGCGGGTTCAGATGAACAAGGACATCGAGGAGGCCGCCAAGGCGCATCCGGAGCTCACCGTCCTGTATAAGGACGCGCAGAACCAGGCAGAGGCCCAGCAGGCCCAGGTACGCGAGTTCATCTCCCAGGGCGTCAACCTGATCATCATCAGCCCCAAGGAAGCCAAGCCGCTGACCCAGCCTGTTGCCGAGGCCATGGACGCCGGGATTCCCGTGATCGTCCTGGACCGCAAGATCGAGGGCGACAAGTACACGTGCTTCATCGGTGGCGACAATGTGCTCATCGGCCGCGAGGCGGGCAAGTACCTTGTGAAGCTGCTCGGCGGCAAGGGCAAGATCGTCGAGCTCAAGGGTCTGGAGACCTCAACGCCCGCCGGGGAACGGCACAAGGGCTTCATGGAGGGCATCAAGGGCTCCCAGATCGAGATCATCCATACCGCCGACTGCCGCTGGCTGGAGCCCAATGCCCAGAAGGAGATGAACTCGGTCCTCACCAAGTTCGCCCAGATCGACGCGGTGTATGGGCATAACGACCCGAGCGCTCACGGAGCCTGGATGGCCGCCAAGCAAGAGGGCAAGGGCCGGGAGAAGACCATCAAGTTCATCGGGATCGACGCGCTGCCACACGAGGGCGTCAAGTACGTGGAAGAGGGGATTCTGGCCGCGACCTTCGAGTACAAGACCGGCGGCAAGGAAGCCATCGAGATGGCCGCCAGGATCCTCCAGGGCGAGAAGGTGCCGAAGAGCATCGTCCTGGGCACACGCCTGTTCACACCGGAAAACGTGAAGCAGGGCGGTCAGGAGATCAAGGTGGGGTCCTAG
- a CDS encoding methyltransferase, with protein sequence MPATDHYFSSAPQSEPDPVEISVEVRGKTFLLQSDRGVFSRERIDTGSMVLARTFDVSAAQTVLDLGCGYGFLGILAAVLAPQSQVTLVDVNPRAADLARTNCQRYQLANTEVLTGDALEVLGDRRFDTILCNPPYRVGKVQVMALLEDAGKRLTPGGTLWIVGRTKQGIKTLARDMSPCFADTRTAEVKSGYRVIRFSAAS encoded by the coding sequence ATGCCCGCTACCGATCACTACTTTTCCAGCGCTCCCCAGTCCGAGCCCGATCCCGTCGAAATCAGCGTCGAAGTCCGGGGCAAGACCTTCCTGCTCCAGAGCGATCGGGGCGTGTTCTCCCGCGAGCGCATCGACACCGGCAGCATGGTGCTTGCCCGCACCTTTGACGTCTCGGCCGCCCAGACCGTTCTCGACCTGGGCTGCGGCTATGGCTTTCTCGGTATCCTGGCGGCCGTGCTGGCTCCGCAGAGTCAGGTTACCCTGGTCGACGTGAACCCCCGTGCCGCCGATCTGGCCCGCACCAATTGCCAACGCTACCAACTAGCCAATACCGAGGTCCTCACCGGCGATGCCCTCGAGGTCCTCGGCGACCGTCGCTTCGACACAATCCTGTGCAACCCGCCCTACCGTGTGGGCAAGGTCCAGGTCATGGCGCTGCTGGAGGACGCCGGCAAGCGGCTCACTCCCGGCGGGACCCTGTGGATAGTAGGGCGAACCAAGCAAGGAATCAAGACCCTCGCCCGTGATATGTCACCCTGCTTCGCCGACACCCGGACCGCGGAGGTCAAGAGCGGCTACCGCGTTATCCGCTTTTCCGCAGCCTCCTGA